Proteins co-encoded in one Methylomonas albis genomic window:
- a CDS encoding efflux RND transporter permease subunit, producing the protein MSFASWSIRNPIPSILLFILLTLAGLRGLQQLSIQSLPDLDLPSVIVKLSQPGAAPAQLETEVARKVEDSIATLSGLKHIRTSITDGSVQINVEFILEKKLSDALIETKDAVDRVRSDLPSSVLQPSISAVTVGGAPILTYAIASAKLDEEALSWLVDDTVGKILLGVAGVGRFERLGGVQREIQLEVDPVRLASLGVTATDVSRALKQVQQESSGGRGNLGLAEQSVRTLATVRQASELAALPVAIANGHEVRLDQIATVRDTVAERTQLAALDGKPLIGFNIYRAKGFDETRIAKEVEQALARLREADPSLSFTLISGSVAYSQEQYEGSMMMLYEGALLAVLVVWWFLRDWRATLVSASALPLSILPTFAVMHWLGFSMNMLTMLALAIVVGILVDDAIVEIENIARHVRMGKSIRQAAAEAVDEIALAVIATTLTLVVVFMPTALMSGVSGLFFRQFGWTAVVAVLASLLVARLLTPMLAAYLLTEGHHPAAVDGRLMPRYLKAVQWTLSHRKTTMLLSALFFIGACVLLPLIPGGFVPPADRGYTTVQLELPPGSSINDAGRVAEAARAVLQPLAGVEHVFTAVGSSQLVGGGVTRPGEQRKGALTMTLSAREQRPHQTQIEQAVRAALRDVPGARFSIGIGGPGEKMSLILSSDNAAALKASAQALERDLRTVGTLSSISSTASLERPEIAIRPDWQRAAELGVTAELIGETVRIATSGDFDAQLAKLNLDNRQLAIRVRIADAARQDLQVLANLRVRAGDRLVPLSSVAELSLASGSAQVDRYDRRRYVTVNAELGGMSLGEALAAAKTLPAVVNMPSGVKLIRTGDAEIMAELVGSFSMAMLTGLLCVFCVLVLLFKDFFQPLTILSAIPLSMGGAFIALLLTGGELNIPSMIGLIMLMGIVTKNSILLVEYALLAMREHGLSRHDALLDACHKRARPIVMTTVAMIAGMLPIALGWGADASFRQPMAVAVIGGLISSTLLSLLVVPVVFTYVDGARQSLVRRFGLKG; encoded by the coding sequence ATGAGTTTTGCCTCTTGGTCGATTCGCAACCCGATTCCATCGATTTTACTGTTTATCTTGTTGACCCTCGCCGGGCTGCGCGGTTTACAGCAGTTATCGATACAGAGCTTGCCGGATCTGGATTTGCCCAGCGTTATCGTTAAGCTTAGTCAACCGGGCGCGGCGCCGGCACAACTCGAAACCGAAGTGGCGCGCAAAGTCGAGGATTCGATCGCCACCTTATCCGGCTTGAAGCATATTCGCACCTCGATCACCGATGGTTCGGTGCAAATCAACGTCGAATTTATCTTGGAGAAAAAGCTCTCGGATGCCTTGATCGAAACCAAGGACGCGGTGGACCGGGTGCGCTCGGACTTGCCTAGCAGCGTGCTGCAACCCAGTATCAGCGCGGTGACAGTGGGCGGCGCGCCAATTTTGACCTACGCGATTGCCTCGGCCAAGTTGGACGAAGAAGCCTTGTCCTGGCTGGTGGACGACACCGTCGGCAAGATACTGTTGGGTGTAGCAGGCGTTGGTCGTTTCGAGCGTTTGGGCGGCGTGCAACGCGAAATTCAACTGGAAGTCGATCCGGTGCGGCTGGCGTCGTTGGGCGTCACCGCGACCGATGTGTCGCGAGCTTTGAAGCAAGTGCAGCAAGAGTCTTCCGGCGGTCGGGGTAATTTAGGCTTGGCGGAGCAATCCGTGCGCACACTGGCTACGGTGCGGCAGGCCAGCGAACTGGCGGCCTTACCAGTGGCAATAGCCAATGGTCATGAGGTGCGCTTGGATCAAATCGCCACAGTCCGCGATACGGTTGCCGAACGCACGCAATTGGCCGCGTTGGACGGCAAGCCATTGATAGGTTTCAACATCTACAGGGCCAAGGGTTTTGACGAAACCCGTATCGCTAAAGAGGTGGAACAGGCCTTGGCGCGGCTGCGCGAAGCCGATCCGTCCTTGAGTTTTACTTTGATTTCCGGTTCGGTCGCGTATTCGCAAGAGCAGTACGAAGGTTCGATGATGATGCTCTACGAAGGCGCGCTGTTGGCTGTCTTGGTGGTGTGGTGGTTCTTGCGCGATTGGCGGGCGACTTTGGTGTCGGCTTCGGCCCTGCCTTTGTCGATTCTGCCGACGTTTGCGGTGATGCATTGGCTGGGGTTTTCCATGAATATGCTGACCATGCTGGCTTTGGCTATCGTGGTCGGGATTTTGGTGGACGATGCGATTGTGGAAATCGAAAATATTGCCCGGCATGTACGGATGGGCAAGAGCATCCGGCAGGCTGCTGCGGAAGCGGTCGATGAAATCGCGCTGGCGGTCATCGCCACCACCTTGACGCTGGTGGTGGTGTTTATGCCTACCGCGCTGATGAGCGGCGTGTCAGGATTGTTTTTCCGGCAGTTCGGTTGGACCGCCGTAGTTGCGGTGCTGGCGTCCTTGCTGGTAGCGCGCTTGCTGACGCCGATGTTGGCGGCTTACTTACTCACCGAAGGCCATCATCCGGCCGCCGTCGATGGTAGGTTGATGCCGAGGTATTTAAAAGCTGTGCAGTGGACTTTGAGCCATCGCAAGACCACCATGCTGCTATCCGCGCTATTTTTTATCGGCGCTTGTGTATTGCTGCCCTTGATCCCGGGGGGTTTTGTGCCGCCCGCTGATCGCGGTTATACCACCGTGCAACTTGAGTTGCCTCCGGGTAGCTCGATAAACGATGCAGGCCGCGTTGCCGAAGCGGCGAGAGCGGTATTGCAACCACTGGCGGGAGTCGAACACGTTTTTACCGCAGTCGGCAGCAGTCAATTGGTTGGTGGCGGCGTGACCAGGCCCGGCGAGCAACGCAAGGGCGCGCTGACCATGACCTTAAGCGCTCGGGAGCAGCGGCCGCATCAAACGCAGATTGAGCAGGCAGTACGGGCGGCGTTGCGAGATGTGCCGGGCGCCCGCTTTTCCATTGGGATTGGCGGCCCTGGCGAGAAAATGTCTTTGATACTGTCCAGCGATAATGCGGCGGCGTTAAAAGCCAGTGCACAGGCGTTGGAGCGCGATTTGCGTACCGTGGGCACCCTGAGTAGCATTAGCTCCACCGCCAGCCTGGAACGGCCGGAAATCGCAATTCGGCCGGACTGGCAGCGCGCTGCCGAATTAGGCGTGACGGCCGAGCTGATCGGCGAAACGGTGAGGATTGCCACCAGCGGTGATTTTGATGCCCAACTGGCCAAGCTGAATCTGGATAACCGCCAACTTGCCATTCGAGTAAGAATAGCCGATGCCGCGCGGCAGGATTTACAGGTCTTAGCTAATCTGAGAGTTAGGGCGGGGGATAGATTGGTACCGCTATCCAGTGTGGCAGAATTGTCCTTAGCCAGCGGTTCTGCGCAGGTGGATAGGTACGACCGCCGCCGCTATGTCACAGTTAACGCCGAACTGGGCGGCATGTCCTTGGGTGAGGCTCTGGCCGCCGCCAAAACTTTGCCGGCGGTGGTGAATATGCCGTCCGGCGTTAAATTGATCCGGACCGGCGACGCCGAAATTATGGCGGAATTGGTCGGCAGTTTCAGCATGGCGATGTTGACCGGTTTGCTGTGCGTGTTTTGCGTGTTAGTACTGCTATTCAAGGATTTCTTTCAGCCCTTGACCATCCTGTCGGCGATACCTTTGTCGATGGGGGGAGCATTTATCGCATTGTTGCTGACCGGCGGAGAGTTAAATATTCCGTCGATGATAGGTTTGATCATGTTGATGGGCATTGTCACCAAAAATTCGATCTTGTTGGTGGAATATGCGTTGTTGGCGATGCGGGAGCATGGCCTAAGCCGGCATGATGCCTTGTTGGATGCGTGTCATAAACGAGCCAGGCCGATTGTCATGACGACGGTGGCCATGATTGCCGGCATGTTACCGATTGCGTTGGGATGGGGTGCGGACGCCAGTTTTCGTCAGCCGATGGCGGTGGCGGTAATCGGTGGCTTGATCAGCTCTACTTTGTTAAGTTTGCTGGTGGTGCCGGTGGTGTTTACCTACGTTGATGGCGCTCGTCAAAGTCTGGTACGCCGTTTTGGGTTGAAAGGCTGA
- a CDS encoding efflux RND transporter periplasmic adaptor subunit, with product MMTHLTCSISFYKRHSQGGTARGALLAGVFTVLAAVLIVWSLRLESPDASVPTQAVPALTVTRAAPQWRQWPTTIEASGAIAAWQEAVIGAQQSGLRLIEVNVNVGDQVKRGQLLARFDTDMLRADLAQLKANLAQAQATAVQAETNEQRVLKLKNAATLSQQELLRYETEAEIARTQVDAIKAQLAAKQLQLGYAEVRAPDDGAISARLATLGAVSGSGQELFRLIRQNRLEWRGELTAGQIAQIQPGQATQLSLPDGSIAEARVRQLAPALDEQSRLGLMYADILPGSHARAGMYASGRIELSQRPALTVPAASVVIRDGRSYVLKLHSAATTSPVSLQEVDTGRRQGVEIEIVHGLSETDRVVVEGAGFLNDGDLVHIAPEPAARVD from the coding sequence ATGATGACACACCTAACGTGCTCTATTAGCTTTTATAAGCGTCATTCGCAGGGCGGCACGGCTCGCGGCGCACTGCTTGCAGGGGTTTTTACCGTGCTGGCTGCAGTACTTATAGTCTGGTCTTTACGGCTGGAAAGTCCGGATGCTTCCGTTCCGACGCAAGCCGTGCCGGCTTTAACGGTTACCCGGGCCGCTCCGCAATGGCGGCAATGGCCGACCACCATTGAGGCCTCCGGGGCGATTGCGGCTTGGCAAGAGGCCGTCATTGGCGCTCAGCAATCCGGATTAAGGTTAATCGAAGTCAATGTCAATGTTGGCGATCAGGTCAAACGTGGTCAGTTGTTGGCGCGCTTCGATACGGACATGCTGAGAGCCGATCTGGCGCAATTGAAGGCTAATCTGGCCCAGGCTCAGGCCACTGCCGTCCAGGCCGAGACCAATGAACAGCGGGTGTTGAAACTAAAAAATGCCGCGACACTTAGTCAACAGGAATTGCTGCGTTACGAAACCGAAGCGGAAATCGCCCGCACGCAGGTCGATGCGATCAAGGCCCAGTTAGCGGCCAAGCAGCTGCAACTGGGGTACGCCGAGGTACGCGCGCCCGACGACGGTGCGATTAGTGCGCGACTGGCGACATTGGGTGCAGTGTCCGGCAGTGGCCAGGAGTTGTTTCGGTTGATCAGGCAAAATCGGTTGGAATGGCGCGGCGAATTGACTGCCGGACAAATCGCGCAAATTCAGCCAGGCCAAGCGACTCAGCTTAGTCTTCCGGACGGCAGCATTGCCGAAGCCAGAGTACGACAATTGGCGCCGGCTCTGGATGAGCAATCCCGGCTGGGCCTTATGTATGCCGATATTCTGCCTGGCAGCCATGCGCGGGCCGGTATGTATGCCAGCGGTCGTATCGAGTTAAGTCAACGCCCGGCGCTGACTGTGCCGGCGGCCAGTGTGGTCATTCGCGACGGCCGCAGCTATGTGCTGAAGCTGCACAGCGCTGCCACTACTTCGCCAGTTAGTTTACAGGAGGTCGATACCGGCCGGCGGCAAGGCGTGGAAATTGAAATTGTCCACGGCTTGAGCGAAACCGACCGAGTGGTGGTGGAAGGTGCCGGCTTTCTCAACGATGGCGATCTCGTGCACATCGCTCCGGAGCCGGCGGCGAGGGTTGATTGA
- a CDS encoding efflux RND transporter permease subunit — protein MNFSAWAIRKPVPSLLLFAVLSILGGLGLQHLGKQNFPDIEVPTITVAATLEGAAPAQLETEVARKIEDKIAAIGGVEHVRTTITDGSVSIKVEFNIDKNAEEALNQVRNAVDGARAELPSAMAAPIVSKTTTAGNAILTYVVSAENMDETALSWFVDNDVSKRLLAVNGVGRVTRTGGVDREVHVDLDPVRMAGLGAQVSEVATQLKKVQQDASGGRGDIGGGVQAVRTLGRVATAGELRNLDIPLANGSHIKLDQIADITDTIAERSTYATLDGRPVIGFDIVRNKGTSEVTVAEAVRAALAEFAAEHPQVSIREAFDTVQPVEDNYTGSMHLLYEGAILAVIVVWWFLRDWRATLVAAVALPLSILPTFAAMWYFGFSLNILSLLALALVVGILVDDAIVEIENIVRHLRMGKTPLQAAMDAADEIGFAVIATTFTLVAVFLPTAFMGGVPGKFFRQFGMTAAAAVLASLLVARLLTPMMAAYLLKPHPERDSGDNPVMRAYLQVVDWCLGHRWAVGVGVVAFVAGSLSLMPLLPKGFVPASDNSQTKVALELPPGSTLAQTRNIAAEAERRLRELPDVTQVFSADGVGSSGGGGPDAATTNYEVRKASLTLSLRDRAERPYKQATIEAAIRDKLADLPGVRVAVGSGGSGEKLQLTLASDDPQALRRAADAVELELRQVSGLGNITSSASLQRPEIQITPDFNKAAELGVTVEALAEVVRVASYGDYANVMAKLNLPQRQIPIRVRLAESVRHSLDEIGQLRVAGRVGSVSLATLADIRLAGGLQQIDRLDRMRNTTFEIELGERVVGDVLAEVMQLPTMQNLPAGVRTIESGDAQRMNELFGSFGGAMAIGVLCIYVVLVLLFGDFSQPVTILGALPLSLGGAFLALLMTGGSFAMPSVIGLLMLMGVVTKNSILLVEYAMIARRERGMSRFDAVIDSCRKRVQPILMTTIAMGAGMLPIALGLGADPSFRAPMAITVIGGLLTSTALSLVVIPVAYTAIDDILSFVRHIVGLIRQPRHWPVAENVAANSGEARAD, from the coding sequence ATGAACTTTTCCGCATGGGCTATCCGCAAACCGGTGCCCAGTTTATTACTGTTCGCGGTGCTGTCCATCTTGGGTGGCCTGGGTTTACAACACTTGGGCAAGCAAAACTTCCCGGACATCGAAGTACCGACCATTACCGTCGCCGCCACCTTGGAAGGCGCGGCGCCGGCGCAGCTGGAAACCGAAGTCGCGCGCAAGATCGAGGACAAGATCGCCGCCATCGGCGGCGTCGAGCACGTACGCACCACAATCACCGACGGCTCGGTATCGATCAAGGTCGAGTTTAACATCGACAAGAATGCCGAAGAGGCCTTGAACCAAGTGCGCAACGCGGTGGATGGTGCCCGCGCCGAACTGCCGTCGGCCATGGCCGCGCCTATCGTCTCCAAGACCACAACGGCCGGTAACGCCATTCTGACGTATGTGGTCAGCGCCGAGAATATGGATGAAACGGCGCTGTCGTGGTTCGTCGATAACGATGTCAGCAAGCGTTTACTAGCGGTCAACGGCGTCGGCAGGGTGACGCGTACCGGCGGGGTCGATCGCGAGGTCCACGTCGATCTCGATCCGGTACGCATGGCCGGCTTGGGCGCGCAGGTCAGCGAAGTGGCGACGCAATTGAAAAAAGTCCAGCAGGATGCATCCGGGGGCCGCGGCGACATCGGCGGCGGCGTGCAGGCGGTGCGGACCTTGGGCCGGGTGGCGACGGCCGGCGAATTGCGCAACCTGGATATTCCGCTCGCCAACGGCAGCCACATCAAACTCGATCAAATTGCGGACATCACCGACACCATCGCCGAACGTTCCACCTACGCGACCCTCGACGGCCGGCCGGTCATCGGCTTCGACATCGTCCGCAACAAAGGCACCAGCGAAGTGACCGTGGCGGAAGCCGTGCGCGCGGCGCTGGCCGAATTCGCCGCCGAGCATCCGCAAGTGAGCATCCGCGAGGCCTTCGACACTGTCCAGCCGGTCGAGGACAACTATACCGGCTCGATGCACTTGCTGTACGAAGGAGCCATTCTGGCCGTGATCGTGGTTTGGTGGTTCTTGCGGGACTGGCGGGCGACACTGGTCGCGGCGGTCGCCTTACCCCTGTCCATCCTGCCGACCTTCGCGGCGATGTGGTACTTCGGTTTTAGTTTGAACATTTTGTCTTTACTGGCCTTGGCGTTGGTGGTGGGGATTTTGGTGGACGATGCCATCGTTGAAATCGAAAACATCGTCCGGCATTTGCGAATGGGCAAAACGCCGCTGCAGGCGGCAATGGACGCCGCCGACGAAATCGGCTTCGCGGTGATCGCCACCACCTTTACCTTGGTGGCGGTGTTCTTGCCGACTGCGTTCATGGGCGGAGTACCCGGCAAATTCTTTCGCCAATTCGGCATGACTGCGGCGGCAGCGGTACTGGCGTCGTTGTTGGTGGCGCGCTTGTTGACGCCGATGATGGCGGCCTATCTGCTGAAGCCGCATCCGGAACGCGACAGCGGCGATAACCCGGTGATGCGGGCCTATCTGCAGGTGGTGGACTGGTGTCTAGGCCATCGCTGGGCGGTCGGCGTTGGCGTGGTGGCGTTCGTGGCCGGTTCGCTGAGCCTGATGCCCTTGCTGCCCAAGGGTTTCGTACCGGCGTCCGACAACAGTCAAACCAAGGTTGCGCTGGAATTGCCGCCGGGCAGCACGCTGGCGCAAACCCGCAACATCGCCGCCGAAGCGGAACGTCGCTTGCGCGAGTTGCCGGACGTCACTCAAGTCTTTAGCGCGGATGGCGTTGGCAGCAGCGGCGGAGGTGGGCCGGACGCTGCTACCACCAACTACGAAGTGCGCAAGGCCTCCTTAACCCTGAGCCTGCGCGACCGCGCCGAACGTCCTTATAAGCAAGCTACGATCGAGGCGGCGATACGCGACAAGCTGGCCGATCTGCCCGGCGTGCGGGTGGCCGTAGGCAGCGGCGGCAGCGGCGAAAAGCTGCAGCTGACCCTGGCCAGCGACGATCCGCAAGCCCTGCGCCGGGCCGCCGATGCGGTCGAACTCGAACTGCGGCAAGTCAGCGGCCTGGGAAACATTACGTCTAGCGCTAGTTTGCAACGTCCGGAGATACAGATTACCCCGGATTTCAATAAAGCCGCCGAATTGGGCGTCACGGTCGAGGCCTTGGCCGAAGTGGTCAGGGTGGCCAGTTACGGCGACTATGCCAACGTGATGGCCAAGCTGAATCTGCCGCAACGGCAAATCCCGATTCGGGTGCGGCTGGCCGAGTCCGTGCGCCACAGCCTCGACGAAATCGGCCAATTGCGGGTGGCAGGACGCGTCGGCAGCGTCAGTCTGGCGACCTTGGCCGACATTCGTCTGGCCGGCGGCTTGCAGCAAATCGACCGCTTGGACCGGATGCGCAACACCACTTTCGAAATCGAGTTGGGCGAGCGGGTGGTAGGCGACGTGTTGGCTGAAGTCATGCAATTGCCGACCATGCAAAACCTGCCGGCCGGGGTGCGCACCATAGAGTCCGGCGACGCACAACGGATGAACGAGCTGTTCGGTAGTTTCGGCGGGGCGATGGCGATTGGCGTGTTGTGTATATACGTGGTGTTGGTGCTGTTGTTCGGCGACTTCAGCCAGCCGGTGACGATACTCGGTGCACTACCTTTATCGCTGGGCGGGGCATTCTTAGCCTTGCTGATGACCGGCGGCAGCTTCGCGATGCCCAGCGTGATCGGGCTGTTGATGCTGATGGGCGTGGTCACCAAAAACTCCATACTGCTGGTCGAATACGCGATGATCGCCCGCCGCGAGCGCGGCATGAGCCGATTCGACGCGGTGATCGATAGTTGCCGTAAGCGGGTGCAACCGATTCTGATGACGACGATCGCGATGGGCGCCGGCATGTTGCCTATCGCCCTGGGCTTGGGTGCCGACCCGAGTTTCCGGGCGCCGATGGCCATTACCGTGATCGGCGGCTTGCTGACCTCTACCGCACTGAGCTTGGTGGTGATTCCGGTGGCCTATACGGCTATTGACGATATTTTGAGTTTTGTCCGCCATATTGTCGGCTTGATCCGGCAACCGCGACATTGGCCGGTCGCGGAGAATGTCGCGGCAAATTCCGGCGAAGCCAGGGCGGACTAG
- a CDS encoding efflux RND transporter periplasmic adaptor subunit, which translates to MKFHQTISLPTWLAGITLAGLSIAIPVLTSAPAPAAVAAKSKPVLAVETLVPTRQDWPVAIKVNGAVAAWQEAKIGAEIGSLRIKQVLVDVGDRVKRGQDLAVLADDTVLAELHKQQASVDKSRANLAKAQADAARAREIQDSGALSSQKIDEYVIAEQTARADLALAQAELENQRIRLSQTHIVASDDGVISARGAGLGDVVAAGTELFRLVRQGRVEWRAEVNAQQLAQIRVGQAVELSLPDGGGVIGNVRMTAPTVDDTTRNALVYVDIPNAGAKPGMYLQGSIVVGAQSALVVPQTALVLRDGRDYLFEIAELSGSAEQTAKPVIQRSVVTGRRVGDWVEIRDGIGGDARLVANGGAFLKDGDIVSVTPNN; encoded by the coding sequence ATGAAATTCCATCAAACCATTTCGTTACCGACCTGGCTGGCCGGCATCACCTTGGCCGGTTTAAGCATCGCGATACCGGTCCTGACCAGCGCGCCGGCGCCGGCGGCGGTCGCCGCTAAATCCAAGCCGGTTTTGGCGGTCGAAACGCTGGTGCCGACTAGACAGGATTGGCCGGTGGCTATCAAGGTCAACGGCGCGGTGGCGGCTTGGCAAGAGGCCAAAATCGGCGCCGAAATCGGCAGTTTGCGGATCAAGCAAGTCTTGGTCGATGTCGGCGACCGGGTTAAGCGCGGTCAGGATTTGGCAGTGTTGGCCGACGACACCGTCCTCGCCGAACTGCACAAACAACAAGCGAGCGTCGACAAAAGCCGAGCCAATCTGGCCAAAGCCCAGGCCGACGCTGCCCGCGCTCGCGAAATCCAAGACAGCGGCGCCTTGTCGTCGCAGAAAATCGATGAATATGTGATCGCCGAGCAAACCGCCCGCGCCGATCTGGCCTTGGCGCAAGCGGAGCTGGAAAATCAGCGGATCCGTTTAAGCCAGACGCACATTGTCGCCTCGGACGACGGGGTGATTTCGGCGCGCGGCGCCGGTCTGGGCGATGTGGTCGCGGCCGGGACCGAGTTGTTCCGGCTGGTGCGTCAGGGGCGGGTGGAGTGGCGGGCCGAAGTCAATGCCCAGCAGCTCGCCCAAATCCGCGTCGGCCAAGCGGTGGAATTGAGCTTGCCCGACGGCGGCGGTGTGATCGGCAATGTGCGGATGACCGCGCCGACCGTGGACGACACCACCCGCAACGCGCTGGTTTACGTCGATATTCCGAACGCCGGGGCCAAGCCGGGCATGTATTTGCAAGGCAGCATCGTCGTCGGCGCGCAATCCGCCTTGGTCGTGCCGCAGACCGCATTGGTTTTGCGGGACGGCCGCGATTACTTGTTCGAAATCGCCGAGTTGTCCGGCTCGGCCGAGCAAACCGCCAAACCGGTGATTCAACGTAGCGTCGTCACCGGCCGCCGGGTCGGCGACTGGGTGGAAATCCGCGACGGCATTGGCGGCGATGCCCGCTTGGTCGCTAACGGCGGTGCGTTTTTAAAGGACGGCGACATCGTCAGCGTTACGCCTAACAACTAA
- a CDS encoding efflux transporter outer membrane subunit, protein MRTALLTILAGGALAGCSVFPDYVRPTIDTPAQWQAKGTQAAGAAKRLDWWRQFNDPLLTRLLQAAEQDNPTLAQAVANIASARASLAGAEAGGMPSLTTKGSFTRSKGGTTTGTSTQTTSASGSSFNTGITQILSGSLDASWELDLFGKFAFNRQAEQARLAAAELNLHNAKVSLAAEVASDYVSYRACQLTAAAYQNAIASKQDTARLTGVLAGAGFSSPADAVLADASLHASESSLIAQRTECDNTVKALVALTGLAEADLRAWLAAGGGIPVPTQFQVDSVPADLLTQRPDLAADERKLAAASADIGNAVAKRYPSVSLTGSIGKRKTETTGFTLSSNTWSIGPTITLPIFDGGELRSKVDSAEAAYAGALATYQGDIRTAVKEVEQALVNLHGAEQRESVEGRSAEQYRQYFRAAELNWRAGGLSLLSLEDARGQMINQEISHITQQQNRVQYWIALYKALGGGWRAQDTQLSAGDTQREESL, encoded by the coding sequence ATGAGAACGGCCTTATTGACGATCCTGGCCGGCGGCGCCTTGGCCGGCTGCAGTGTGTTTCCCGACTACGTCCGGCCGACCATCGACACCCCGGCGCAATGGCAAGCCAAAGGCACCCAAGCCGCCGGTGCGGCAAAGCGGCTGGACTGGTGGCGCCAGTTCAACGATCCGCTGTTGACCCGCTTGCTGCAGGCCGCCGAACAGGATAACCCGACGCTGGCGCAAGCCGTGGCGAATATCGCGTCGGCGCGCGCCAGCCTGGCCGGCGCGGAGGCGGGGGGCATGCCCAGCCTGACCACCAAAGGCTCTTTCACTCGCTCCAAGGGTGGTACTACCACTGGCACCAGCACGCAAACCACCAGCGCGAGCGGCTCGAGTTTCAATACCGGCATTACCCAAATCCTGTCCGGCAGTCTCGATGCCAGTTGGGAGCTGGATTTGTTCGGCAAATTCGCCTTCAACCGGCAGGCCGAGCAGGCTCGACTGGCCGCGGCCGAATTGAACCTGCATAACGCTAAAGTGAGTTTGGCGGCCGAGGTGGCGAGCGATTATGTGAGTTACCGGGCCTGCCAACTGACGGCGGCCGCCTATCAAAACGCGATCGCTTCGAAACAAGACACCGCGCGCTTGACCGGCGTGCTGGCCGGCGCGGGATTTTCGTCGCCGGCCGACGCGGTATTGGCCGACGCCAGCCTGCATGCCAGCGAATCCAGTCTGATCGCCCAACGCACCGAGTGCGACAACACCGTTAAGGCCTTGGTGGCGTTGACGGGTTTGGCCGAAGCCGATTTGCGCGCTTGGCTGGCGGCTGGCGGCGGCATACCGGTCCCCACGCAATTCCAAGTGGATAGCGTGCCGGCCGATTTACTGACCCAGCGTCCGGATTTAGCCGCCGACGAGCGCAAATTGGCGGCGGCCAGTGCCGACATCGGCAACGCGGTCGCCAAGCGCTATCCCAGCGTTAGCCTGACCGGATCGATCGGCAAACGCAAAACCGAAACCACCGGCTTCACTTTGAGCAGTAACACCTGGTCGATAGGGCCGACCATCACCCTGCCGATCTTCGACGGCGGCGAGTTGCGATCCAAGGTGGATAGCGCCGAAGCCGCTTACGCCGGCGCGCTGGCTACCTACCAGGGCGACATTCGCACTGCGGTCAAGGAAGTTGAACAAGCCTTGGTCAATCTGCACGGCGCCGAGCAACGGGAAAGCGTGGAAGGCCGCAGCGCCGAGCAATATCGCCAGTATTTTCGGGCGGCCGAGCTCAACTGGCGCGCCGGCGGCCTGAGTCTGCTATCGCTGGAGGACGCGCGCGGTCAAATGATCAATCAGGAAATCAGTCACATCACCCAACAACAAAATCGCGTGCAGTATTGGATCGCGTTGTACAAAGCCCTGGGCGGCGGTTGGCGCGCCCAGGACACGCAATTGAGCGCCGGCGACACCCAGCGCGAGGAGTCATTATGA
- a CDS encoding TetR/AcrR family transcriptional regulator C-terminal domain-containing protein has product MATETTKKPKVGRPKAGTETERSEYLLDSALTIFMRQGYANASIAKIAAAAGVSTRTIYERYKNKAELMLASVDRLVDSDISEMQGIDNLATMSCRDGLIALGDTLLAKVMQPDMISFYRMGVAEARQFPELSDLIENSGPQRIYQMLAEYLSGHDELSGLSATDRQRAAALFLEMLVAEPRNKALFGCLAADWDARAHVEFVVKVFLFGIAGGSSV; this is encoded by the coding sequence ATGGCGACAGAAACAACCAAAAAACCAAAAGTAGGACGCCCCAAGGCCGGCACGGAAACCGAGCGCAGTGAGTATTTATTGGATAGCGCCTTGACGATATTTATGCGCCAGGGCTACGCCAACGCGAGTATCGCCAAGATTGCTGCAGCGGCCGGCGTCTCGACCCGGACCATTTACGAACGCTACAAAAACAAGGCCGAACTGATGTTAGCCTCGGTGGACCGCTTGGTCGATTCCGATATTTCGGAAATGCAAGGTATCGATAATCTAGCCACGATGTCTTGTCGTGACGGCTTGATCGCGCTCGGCGACACATTGCTGGCTAAAGTGATGCAGCCCGACATGATCTCGTTTTACCGCATGGGCGTTGCCGAGGCGCGGCAATTTCCGGAATTGAGCGATTTGATCGAGAACAGCGGCCCCCAGCGGATTTACCAGATGCTTGCCGAATATTTGAGCGGCCACGACGAGTTAAGCGGCTTATCCGCTACAGATCGTCAGCGCGCGGCGGCCCTGTTCTTGGAAATGTTGGTTGCCGAGCCGAGAAACAAGGCGCTATTCGGTTGCCTAGCGGCCGATTGGGACGCCCGCGCCCACGTTGAATTCGTGGTTAAGGTGTTTTTATTCGGCATTGCCGGCGGGAGTTCTGTATGA